In one Saccharibacillus brassicae genomic region, the following are encoded:
- a CDS encoding Nif3-like dinuclear metal center hexameric protein has protein sequence MPITPIMPTIPTARAVINALLAPASSMPEPTVDRLLHGRPDLPVTGIVTAFMPTLRVIGQAREAGANLVIAHEGLFFSHLERGAEAAESEVARAKRQAVERSGVAVYRCHDALHRYVPDGVTAALAEALGWAPYVREHRPEAALADLPPAALGEIAAGIKRRLGLPALRLAGDPAAMCSRAVLLAGYRGGGALAIPLLEAERADLVVYGEGPEWETPEYVREANRLGRSCGLIALGHAESEEPGMAALAVRLAGLFPHIPVRHIREEPVFRSV, from the coding sequence ATGCCGATTACGCCGATCATGCCGACCATCCCGACCGCGCGTGCGGTCATCAATGCTCTGCTCGCCCCGGCGTCCTCGATGCCGGAGCCGACCGTCGACCGGCTGCTGCACGGCCGGCCCGATCTGCCGGTGACCGGTATCGTCACCGCGTTCATGCCGACGCTGCGCGTGATCGGGCAGGCCCGGGAAGCCGGCGCCAATCTGGTGATCGCGCACGAAGGGTTGTTTTTCTCGCATCTCGAACGCGGCGCCGAAGCGGCGGAGAGCGAAGTCGCGCGGGCCAAGCGGCAGGCGGTCGAACGCTCCGGCGTCGCCGTCTACCGCTGTCATGACGCGCTGCACCGTTACGTGCCGGACGGCGTGACGGCGGCGCTGGCCGAAGCGCTGGGCTGGGCGCCCTACGTGCGCGAACACCGCCCGGAAGCGGCGCTCGCGGATCTTCCGCCGGCGGCGCTCGGCGAGATCGCGGCCGGGATCAAGCGCCGGCTCGGCCTGCCTGCGCTGCGCCTCGCCGGCGATCCCGCAGCGATGTGCTCGCGGGCCGTGCTGCTGGCCGGCTACCGCGGCGGAGGCGCGCTCGCGATTCCGCTGCTGGAAGCGGAGCGGGCGGACCTGGTCGTGTACGGCGAAGGCCCGGAATGGGAAACGCCGGAATACGTGCGCGAAGCGAACCGGCTCGGACGTTCGTGCGGGCTGATCGCGCTCGGCCACGCCGAGAGCGAGGAACCGGGCATGGCCGCGCTTGCGGTCCGGCTGGCCGGGCTGTTCCCGCATATTCCGGTGCGGCATATCCGCGAAGAACCGGTGTTTCGCAGCGTGTAA